In Providencia sneebia DSM 19967, one DNA window encodes the following:
- the fabA gene encoding bifunctional 3-hydroxydecanoyl-ACP dehydratase/trans-2-decenoyl-ACP isomerase, with product MVDKRASYTKVDLEASGRGELFGENGPPLPSGNMLMMDRIITMTEDGGTFNKGYVEAELDINPDLWFFGCHFVNDPVMPGCLGLDAMWQLVGFYLGWLGGEGKGRALGVGEVKFTGQILPTAKKVTYRINFKRVINRKLIMGLADGEVLVDGKVIYTANDLKVGLFKDTSIF from the coding sequence ATGGTTGATAAACGCGCGTCCTACACAAAAGTTGATTTAGAAGCTTCAGGAAGAGGTGAACTATTTGGAGAAAATGGACCTCCATTACCTTCTGGCAACATGTTGATGATGGATCGCATCATCACAATGACTGAAGATGGCGGAACCTTTAATAAAGGTTATGTCGAAGCTGAATTAGATATTAACCCAGATTTATGGTTTTTTGGCTGCCATTTTGTCAATGATCCAGTGATGCCCGGTTGCTTAGGCTTAGATGCAATGTGGCAATTAGTTGGTTTCTACCTTGGCTGGTTAGGTGGTGAAGGCAAAGGCCGTGCACTTGGCGTAGGCGAAGTGAAATTCACAGGCCAAATTCTGCCAACAGCGAAAAAAGTGACTTATCGTATCAATTTTAAACGCGTTATTAACCGTAAACTGATCATGGGTCTTGCTGACGGTGAAGTGTTAGTTGATGGTAAAGTGATTTACACAGCGAATGATCTAAAAGTAGGTCTATTTAAAGATACCAGTATATTCTAA
- a CDS encoding TfoX/Sxy family DNA transformation protein — protein MSLTEKNYFCLEQVLKQFGVLSKKNHFGGYCLLIDNVIIGLVLDDNFYLRGCLFARSYFEAIGLKRLVFTKKGIPLELRYYLVFEQIWENESLLFHCVDLAYRSAREELLQKQSAVVRIKDLPNMNMSVERALGKIGIYKADELQEIGAKACFLKLKQHGRLMTSIKLLIGLAGAIEGYHSAVLPIKLKQELINWYNTVG, from the coding sequence ATGTCTTTAACTGAAAAAAATTATTTTTGTCTCGAACAAGTATTGAAGCAATTTGGTGTGCTGAGTAAGAAAAATCATTTTGGGGGATATTGTCTTCTTATCGATAATGTCATCATCGGTCTTGTATTGGATGATAATTTTTATTTAAGAGGATGCCTTTTTGCTCGTAGTTATTTTGAAGCCATTGGATTAAAACGTTTAGTGTTTACGAAAAAAGGGATCCCATTAGAGCTGCGTTATTATTTAGTCTTTGAGCAGATTTGGGAAAATGAAAGCTTATTATTCCATTGTGTGGATTTAGCTTATCGCTCTGCACGGGAAGAATTACTTCAAAAACAATCTGCGGTGGTTCGAATAAAAGATTTGCCTAATATGAATATGTCCGTTGAACGCGCTTTAGGGAAAATAGGGATCTATAAAGCAGATGAATTGCAGGAAATTGGTGCTAAAGCCTGTTTTTTAAAACTTAAACAACATGGACGACTCATGACGAGTATTAAATTACTCATTGGGTTGGCTGGCGCAATAGAGGGCTATCACAGCGCTGTATTACCTATCAAACTGAAACAAGAGTTAATTAATTGGTATAACACGGTCGGATAA
- a CDS encoding AAA family ATPase, giving the protein MISQELTWQGLTPDLTPYQANFVSSDTLTPASLPDIQPRLFESVTQFIKENSRTRFMFIKSDESEYYLQEFANSFSALLTDYPTINGDYQFCESKQVFEWQPNVNGRFSSSKKIAYRHWIEPEQLFGFITPSMHLVPGLLHQVNGGILLLSASTLIAQPLMWQRLQYMVSQKQIEWLPFTDNQTLPVEIQPQPLELKLVIVGDRLELEEFEYIHPSLFDNAIYGEYEPVMFFDDKEQLTLWMRYIKSIIVANKLPEITADGWPILITQATRFCEDKFNLPLDVLWLIRRLTDASHFQSNNTLNSEAFKQAIENRLWRHSFLPERAQDDILQEQVFIRTEGEVIGQINGLSVLQYPGHPEAIGEPSRITCVVHIGDGEFVDVERKAELGGNIHAKGMMIMQAYLNYELKLDQPQPFSASIVFEQSYGEVDGDSASLAELCALISALALQPIDQQIAVTGAVDQFGYVQPIGGVNEKIEGFYDICAKRGLTGRQGVIIPMANIRHLCTNETIINSVKEGQFHIWPVEHVAQAITLLTQQPYFEQQVEGDNVHLLALIQERINQANSPEKPKLPWFLKWLS; this is encoded by the coding sequence GTGATCAGTCAAGAACTAACATGGCAAGGCCTAACCCCTGATTTAACGCCTTACCAGGCAAATTTTGTTTCCTCAGATACACTTACCCCCGCTTCATTGCCGGATATTCAGCCTAGATTATTTGAAAGTGTAACGCAGTTCATTAAAGAAAACTCACGAACTCGTTTCATGTTTATTAAGTCGGATGAGAGTGAGTATTATCTACAGGAATTTGCCAACTCATTTAGCGCTTTATTGACAGATTACCCAACTATTAATGGTGATTATCAGTTTTGTGAAAGCAAGCAAGTGTTTGAATGGCAACCCAATGTTAATGGCCGATTTTCCAGCAGTAAAAAAATTGCCTACCGCCATTGGATTGAACCTGAACAACTGTTTGGATTCATTACACCATCAATGCATTTAGTGCCAGGTTTACTGCATCAGGTTAATGGTGGCATTCTGCTTCTCTCTGCATCAACCTTAATTGCTCAGCCTTTAATGTGGCAGCGATTGCAATATATGGTTTCTCAGAAGCAAATTGAATGGTTGCCATTTACAGATAACCAAACTTTACCTGTTGAAATACAACCACAGCCTCTTGAGCTAAAATTAGTTATCGTTGGGGATAGACTGGAGCTTGAAGAGTTCGAATATATTCACCCTTCATTATTTGATAATGCAATTTATGGCGAATATGAACCTGTTATGTTCTTTGATGATAAAGAGCAATTAACATTATGGATGCGTTATATAAAATCTATCATTGTAGCTAATAAATTACCGGAAATTACCGCAGATGGTTGGCCAATTTTGATTACTCAAGCGACTCGCTTTTGTGAAGATAAATTTAACTTACCACTTGATGTTTTATGGCTAATTCGTCGATTAACAGACGCGTCACATTTTCAGTCAAACAATACCCTTAATTCCGAAGCATTTAAGCAGGCTATTGAAAATCGCTTATGGCGACATAGTTTTCTACCTGAACGCGCTCAAGATGATATCTTACAAGAACAAGTCTTCATTAGAACTGAAGGTGAAGTTATTGGGCAGATTAATGGCCTATCTGTCTTGCAGTATCCTGGTCACCCTGAAGCAATTGGTGAGCCATCGCGCATTACTTGTGTTGTCCATATCGGTGATGGTGAATTTGTCGATGTTGAAAGAAAAGCAGAGCTAGGCGGTAATATTCATGCAAAAGGCATGATGATTATGCAGGCCTATTTGAACTATGAACTGAAATTGGATCAGCCTCAGCCATTTTCTGCCTCTATTGTTTTTGAGCAATCTTATGGTGAAGTCGATGGTGATAGCGCCTCATTAGCTGAATTATGTGCACTTATTAGCGCGCTGGCACTACAGCCAATCGATCAACAAATTGCTGTGACTGGTGCTGTTGACCAATTTGGTTATGTTCAACCAATTGGTGGTGTGAATGAGAAAATAGAAGGTTTTTATGATATTTGTGCTAAGCGTGGCCTAACCGGACGCCAAGGTGTTATTATTCCAATGGCGAATATACGTCACCTTTGCACTAATGAAACTATCATTAATTCTGTTAAAGAAGGACAATTTCATATCTGGCCTGTGGAGCATGTTGCCCAAGCCATTACATTACTGACTCAACAACCCTACTTTGAACAACAAGTTGAAGGCGATAATGTACACCTGTTAGCTTTAATTCAAGAACGGATAAATCAGGCTAATTCACCAGAAAAACCTAAGTTACCTTGGTTTTTAAAATGGTTAAGCTAA
- the pqiA gene encoding membrane integrity-associated transporter subunit PqiA, producing the protein MCSHESHEHVLCNQCDMLVSVPELQQGSKATCPRCHTTLVSKWRYPYKQPAAYAFSALVMLLIACFFPFVKMSAAGIENEISIFQIIEIIGATRYNALALFFLFFALVIPAFCMVIIILFGLQVHIHKKIKVWFSRILFQMKSWCMAEIFLAGVLVSFVKLIAYGDIGVGLSFLPYCLFCVLQVRAFQCLDRHWMWNRIEPAPKLEQKLQVGKTGISQNVRLCLTCTAILPAEQSKCPRCYSHGSVRKHQSLQWTVALLLTSFILYIPANLLPVMTTSMLGSDMHSTIMDGVILLWGDGSYPVALVIFIASIMVPSLKMIGIAWLCLDSRGYGNKDPHRMHFIYELVEYVGRWSMIDVFVITILASLVQMGQLMNIVPAQGVIFFGVVVILTMFAAIAFDPRLTWDRCAKKHALKTVEQQEGAIG; encoded by the coding sequence TTGTGCTCTCATGAATCTCATGAACATGTATTGTGTAATCAATGTGACATGCTCGTTTCTGTGCCTGAATTGCAGCAAGGCAGCAAAGCGACATGTCCACGTTGTCATACAACATTAGTCTCAAAGTGGCGTTATCCCTACAAACAACCCGCAGCATATGCATTTAGTGCTTTAGTTATGCTGCTGATTGCTTGCTTTTTTCCTTTTGTGAAAATGAGTGCGGCAGGTATTGAAAATGAAATCTCAATTTTTCAAATCATTGAGATAATAGGGGCGACGCGCTATAACGCGTTAGCGCTCTTTTTCCTCTTTTTTGCATTAGTGATACCTGCCTTTTGTATGGTAATTATTATCCTCTTTGGTCTACAGGTTCATATCCATAAGAAAATTAAGGTATGGTTTAGCCGTATCTTATTTCAAATGAAATCTTGGTGTATGGCTGAGATTTTCTTAGCGGGTGTCCTCGTTAGTTTTGTGAAATTAATTGCTTATGGGGATATTGGCGTTGGGTTGAGTTTCTTACCATATTGCCTATTTTGTGTTCTGCAAGTTAGGGCATTTCAATGTTTGGATAGGCACTGGATGTGGAATAGAATTGAGCCTGCACCAAAACTGGAGCAAAAATTGCAAGTCGGTAAGACGGGGATAAGCCAAAATGTGCGCCTATGTTTAACTTGTACGGCGATTTTACCTGCTGAACAATCTAAGTGCCCGCGTTGTTACTCTCATGGTAGTGTCCGCAAGCACCAAAGTTTACAGTGGACAGTGGCATTATTGCTAACCTCTTTCATATTATATATTCCTGCAAATCTGCTTCCTGTTATGACAACGAGCATGCTAGGTAGTGACATGCACTCGACTATTATGGACGGGGTTATTCTTTTGTGGGGCGATGGATCATATCCTGTCGCATTAGTGATTTTTATTGCCAGTATTATGGTGCCATCATTAAAAATGATTGGTATTGCTTGGCTGTGCCTAGATTCTCGCGGATACGGAAATAAAGATCCGCATCGTATGCACTTTATTTATGAATTAGTCGAATATGTAGGACGTTGGTCTATGATTGATGTTTTTGTTATTACTATTTTGGCTTCTTTAGTACAAATGGGGCAATTGATGAATATAGTCCCTGCACAGGGCGTTATTTTCTTTGGTGTTGTCGTTATTTTAACGATGTTTGCAGCGATAGCATTCGACCCAAGATTAACATGGGATCGCTGCGCAAAAAAACACGCACTAAAGACTGTTGAACAACAAGAAGGAGCCATCGGATGA
- a CDS encoding GhoT/OrtT family toxin, which produces MSTFESILLIYGIGAVCSALITLLVTKDPNIFMRLLSALLIGLTWPMTLPVVLLFSLF; this is translated from the coding sequence ATGTCCACATTTGAAAGCATACTCCTCATCTATGGGATTGGAGCTGTATGTTCTGCACTTATAACACTACTTGTCACAAAAGACCCTAATATCTTCATGCGATTGCTGAGTGCACTCCTTATTGGGCTAACATGGCCAATGACTTTGCCAGTTGTTCTACTATTTTCATTATTCTAA
- the pqiB gene encoding intermembrane transport protein PqiB, with product MTQQETSQANAKVSKLKSWSPVWVIPIITVLIGAWILFYHFSHQGPEVTLITYNAEGIEAGKTKIKSRSVDIGIVESVTLDDNFSRVVIKARLNNNMKELLRTDSAFWIVKPTIGREGVTGLGTLLSGVFIEVQPGTASTAHTEFTLLDSPPLASPDAKGIRIELISDKAGQLNAGDPVLFKGYRVGSVETSQFNMKGRDMRYQLFINAPYDQLINSNVRFWKDSGIAFDMSSQGLHVELGSLATLLTGGVSFDVPDGWMAGESVKENTVFTLFDSKSSIQNSLYTSYQDFVLFFSDSVRGLQPGAPVEFRGIRLGTVAKVPFYTDGFDQKLDNDFRIPVLIHIEPERFAKDVGADFNLKEELKAAMKDGLRASLKSGNLLTGALFVDLDFVPNVPPYTGPDVIAGYKIIPTTSAGLAQIQQKVISVLDKINSMPVEPMLNQTTKTLAEGQKTIQEAQVMLGELNKLMGSKDFQNLPRDLQKTLNEMNRAMQGFQPGSPAYNKMVDNMQRLDQVLREVQPLLRTLNSKSNALVFEAEPTKDPVPKGVKK from the coding sequence ATGACTCAGCAAGAAACATCACAGGCTAATGCCAAAGTGAGTAAATTAAAAAGTTGGTCACCTGTTTGGGTGATCCCCATTATTACGGTATTAATTGGTGCATGGATACTGTTTTACCACTTTAGCCATCAAGGCCCTGAAGTCACATTGATTACTTACAATGCGGAAGGTATTGAAGCGGGTAAAACTAAGATCAAGAGCCGCAGTGTCGATATCGGTATTGTCGAAAGTGTCACATTAGATGACAACTTTAGTCGCGTTGTGATAAAAGCACGCCTCAATAACAATATGAAAGAGTTATTGCGTACTGACTCCGCTTTTTGGATAGTCAAACCCACCATTGGGCGTGAAGGTGTGACAGGATTAGGCACATTATTGTCAGGTGTCTTTATTGAAGTTCAACCCGGAACGGCTAGTACAGCGCATACAGAATTCACTTTACTTGATTCACCACCTTTAGCTTCACCAGATGCGAAAGGGATCCGCATAGAATTAATTAGTGATAAAGCAGGGCAGCTAAACGCCGGCGATCCAGTCCTATTCAAAGGTTATCGGGTGGGTTCTGTAGAAACTAGCCAGTTTAATATGAAAGGCCGTGATATGCGTTATCAGCTATTTATCAACGCGCCTTACGACCAACTAATCAACAGTAATGTACGGTTTTGGAAAGATAGTGGTATTGCCTTTGACATGTCATCCCAAGGGCTACATGTAGAATTAGGTTCTCTTGCTACCCTGCTAACAGGGGGCGTCAGTTTTGATGTTCCTGATGGTTGGATGGCAGGTGAAAGTGTTAAAGAAAACACAGTCTTCACATTATTTGATAGTAAAAGTAGCATCCAAAACTCGTTGTATACATCATATCAAGACTTTGTGTTATTTTTCTCTGATTCTGTACGTGGCTTACAGCCTGGTGCGCCGGTCGAGTTCCGTGGTATTCGCTTGGGTACGGTGGCAAAAGTCCCATTCTATACTGATGGATTTGACCAAAAATTAGATAACGACTTCCGTATTCCTGTCTTAATCCATATTGAGCCTGAACGTTTTGCTAAAGATGTCGGTGCTGATTTTAACTTGAAAGAAGAACTCAAAGCAGCGATGAAAGATGGATTACGTGCTTCATTAAAATCAGGTAATTTACTGACTGGAGCACTCTTTGTTGATCTTGATTTTGTGCCTAATGTTCCTCCATATACAGGCCCAGATGTGATTGCTGGCTATAAAATTATTCCAACAACAAGTGCGGGCTTAGCGCAAATTCAGCAAAAAGTTATTTCAGTGTTGGATAAAATCAATAGCATGCCAGTTGAGCCTATGTTGAATCAAACAACGAAAACATTGGCTGAAGGGCAAAAAACAATTCAAGAAGCACAAGTGATGCTGGGTGAATTGAATAAACTCATGGGCAGCAAAGATTTCCAAAACTTACCGCGTGATCTACAAAAAACATTGAATGAAATGAATCGGGCAATGCAAGGGTTCCAACCGGGTTCTCCTGCATATAATAAGATGGTTGATAATATGCAACGCTTAGACCAAGTTCTCAGGGAAGTGCAACCATTATTGCGTACGCTAAATAGTAAGAGTAATGCCCTTGTATTTGAAGCTGAGCCTACAAAGGACCCTGTACCTAAAGGAGTGAAAAAATAA
- the rmf gene encoding ribosome modulation factor, protein MKRQKRDRLERALSRGYQAGIAGRSKELCPYQAIDARSHWLGGWRKAMEDRAILSA, encoded by the coding sequence ATGAAAAGACAGAAACGAGACCGTTTAGAAAGAGCTTTATCGAGAGGTTATCAAGCAGGCATCGCAGGACGTTCCAAAGAGTTATGCCCCTATCAGGCTATTGATGCGCGATCACATTGGTTAGGAGGCTGGCGAAAGGCGATGGAGGATAGAGCAATCTTATCTGCATAG
- the ompA gene encoding porin OmpA, protein MKKTAIAVAVAVASFATVAQAAPKDNTWYTGAKLGWSHYEDTKFNPVDRNAGSVGTSTDRDQLGAGAYAGYQYNQYLGFELGYDWFGKMKYKGDGNHGDLKSMGVSLATKLSYPVMDDLDVYTRLGGMVWRTDVKANQAGQAHYKENDTGVSPLYALGVEYAITPNWATRLDYQWVSKIGDNNSLGARPDNGMLSVGLAYRFNQEAAPVVEPAPVVEPAPVVENKRFTLRSDVLFNFNKSSLKPEGQEALNELYSELSSIDPTQGRVLVVGYTDRIGSQNYNLPLSQKRAQSVVDYLVSKGVPASVIAAEGRGKEDPVTGNKCDDVKGRAALIECLAPDRRVEIEIQGTTEVVSQPGA, encoded by the coding sequence ATGAAAAAGACAGCTATCGCAGTCGCAGTGGCAGTAGCAAGTTTCGCAACTGTTGCGCAAGCAGCTCCAAAAGATAACACTTGGTATACCGGTGCTAAATTAGGCTGGTCTCACTATGAAGACACAAAATTCAATCCAGTTGACCGTAACGCAGGTTCAGTAGGTACAAGTACTGATCGTGACCAACTCGGTGCTGGTGCATACGCAGGTTACCAATACAACCAATACCTAGGCTTCGAGCTTGGTTATGACTGGTTTGGTAAAATGAAATACAAAGGTGACGGTAACCACGGTGACCTGAAATCTATGGGTGTTTCTCTTGCAACTAAACTAAGCTACCCAGTAATGGATGACTTAGACGTTTATACCCGTTTAGGTGGTATGGTTTGGCGTACAGATGTTAAAGCTAACCAAGCTGGCCAAGCGCACTACAAAGAAAACGACACTGGCGTTTCTCCTTTGTACGCACTGGGTGTTGAATATGCAATCACGCCAAACTGGGCAACTCGTTTAGATTACCAATGGGTTAGCAAAATTGGTGACAACAACAGCCTGGGCGCACGTCCAGACAACGGCATGCTGAGCGTTGGTCTAGCATATCGTTTCAACCAAGAAGCAGCTCCAGTTGTTGAGCCAGCTCCAGTTGTTGAACCAGCTCCAGTTGTTGAAAACAAACGTTTCACTCTACGTTCAGACGTTCTGTTTAACTTCAACAAATCTAGCCTGAAACCAGAAGGCCAAGAAGCACTGAACGAACTTTATAGCGAACTAAGCAGCATCGACCCAACTCAAGGTCGTGTACTGGTAGTTGGTTATACTGACCGTATCGGTTCACAAAACTACAACCTGCCACTTTCACAAAAACGTGCACAGTCTGTAGTAGATTACTTGGTATCTAAAGGCGTTCCTGCTAGCGTAATCGCTGCAGAAGGTCGTGGTAAAGAAGATCCAGTAACTGGTAACAAATGTGACGATGTTAAAGGTCGCGCAGCTCTGATCGAATGTCTGGCTCCAGACCGTCGTGTTGAAATCGAAATTCAAGGTACAACTGAAGTTGTATCTCAACCAGGCGCTTAA
- the sulA gene encoding SOS-induced cell division inhibitor SulA — protein MANYYWNKTNQYPQSYQAQATPTVRKLNDTTQQGMVSELVYDEKHSIINYILLPILRQLGVQARWLLWLSPNQKLSRNWLEQSGLPINKIIQLNRMDDIETVSAMEKALRSGNYSVVLGWLPNISEQDFIRLQIAALEGHTIGFIMRPQKSHNSASNHNGQQSNLKIHSNYYH, from the coding sequence ATGGCTAACTATTATTGGAATAAAACAAATCAATATCCTCAAAGTTATCAAGCACAAGCTACACCTACAGTACGGAAACTAAACGATACCACACAACAAGGGATGGTTAGCGAGCTAGTTTATGATGAAAAACATTCTATCATTAACTACATATTGCTCCCAATATTACGCCAATTAGGCGTGCAAGCACGCTGGCTATTATGGTTAAGTCCGAATCAAAAACTAAGCCGCAATTGGTTAGAACAATCTGGTTTGCCAATTAATAAAATTATTCAACTCAATCGCATGGACGATATAGAAACAGTGAGTGCGATGGAAAAAGCATTAAGAAGTGGTAATTACAGTGTCGTGTTAGGTTGGCTACCTAATATAAGTGAACAGGACTTTATTCGATTACAAATAGCTGCACTAGAAGGTCATACTATTGGTTTTATTATGCGACCGCAAAAATCGCATAATAGCGCAAGTAACCATAATGGACAGCAAAGTAACTTAAAAATTCACTCTAATTACTATCACTAA
- the pqiC gene encoding membrane integrity-associated transporter subunit PqiC, giving the protein MRYIVSILVLMLAACSSTPEKKYYQLPMKASAAQTATVMGQKNQIWLQRVMLSDVLTSNGITYQTSDVSYTNASSHLWASPLEQQLGQSMVNELSSQLPERLVSLQPLQNSPDTLDITLTAFNGRYDGKVLIQGFWTLSDGKEIVRRNFDIQLEQKEDGYPDLVRTLSEGWQQVAQGIVKEINKL; this is encoded by the coding sequence ATGCGATATATTGTATCGATATTAGTTTTAATGCTGGCGGCTTGTAGCAGCACCCCCGAGAAAAAGTATTACCAATTGCCGATGAAAGCATCGGCAGCCCAAACAGCAACGGTGATGGGGCAAAAAAATCAAATTTGGTTACAGCGTGTGATGCTATCTGATGTACTGACATCCAATGGGATTACTTACCAAACATCAGATGTGAGTTACACGAATGCCAGCTCACATTTATGGGCAAGTCCGTTAGAGCAGCAATTAGGCCAATCTATGGTCAATGAACTGTCTTCTCAATTGCCTGAAAGATTAGTTTCATTGCAACCATTGCAGAACTCGCCTGATACTTTGGATATAACGCTGACGGCATTTAATGGCCGTTATGATGGTAAAGTGCTTATTCAAGGTTTTTGGACGTTATCGGATGGTAAAGAGATTGTCCGCCGTAACTTTGATATTCAATTGGAACAAAAAGAAGATGGATATCCAGATTTAGTTCGAACATTATCTGAAGGTTGGCAGCAAGTTGCACAAGGTATTGTAAAAGAAATCAATAAACTTTAA
- the matP gene encoding macrodomain Ter protein MatP produces the protein MKYQQLENLECGWKWDYLIKKARAGEVITRYIERSAEENAVSLLLKIENQPDEILRWISLHIAPQVDHRMKQSIRARRKRHFNAEHQHTRKKSIDLNFSVWQRLSNLAVKRNITLSETIVQLIEDAEHKDKYESQMNFLKQDLQAILGSSSSKK, from the coding sequence ATGAAATATCAGCAGCTTGAAAATCTTGAATGTGGATGGAAATGGGACTATTTAATTAAAAAAGCAAGAGCTGGCGAGGTTATCACTCGCTATATTGAAAGAAGTGCAGAAGAAAATGCAGTTTCTCTATTGTTAAAAATCGAGAATCAACCAGATGAAATTTTGCGCTGGATTTCATTGCATATTGCTCCTCAAGTTGATCATCGAATGAAACAAAGCATCCGAGCAAGACGTAAACGCCATTTTAATGCTGAACATCAGCACACAAGAAAAAAATCGATTGACCTTAACTTTTCGGTTTGGCAGCGATTATCTAATCTCGCCGTCAAACGTAATATCACATTGTCTGAAACAATAGTTCAATTGATTGAAGATGCCGAGCATAAAGATAAGTATGAAAGCCAGATGAATTTTTTAAAGCAAGATTTGCAAGCTATCTTAGGGAGCTCGAGCTCTAAGAAATAA